A stretch of Ciconia boyciana chromosome 34, ASM3463844v1, whole genome shotgun sequence DNA encodes these proteins:
- the UXT gene encoding protein UXT isoform X1: MAAAGKAQRYEAFVSDVLRRDLRRVQEQRDGVFEQQAQVLQLRTALTRLQEAAAPLRTQVDLGCNFFVTAEVPSPQRVFVALGYGFFAGLALPEALRHLDRRSRLLDRACGSSRGSRTLRRPLTPDGPWPRPPRTPGAPPPPGTTRSKARANPE, encoded by the exons atggcggcggcggggaaggCGCAGCGCTACGAGGCCTTCGTCAGCGACGTGCTGCGCCGCGACCTCCG GCGGGTGCAGGAGCAGCGGGACGGCGTCTTCGAGCAGCAGGCCCAGGTGCTGCAGCTCCGCACCGCCCTCACCCGCCTCCAG GAGGCGGCCGCCCCCCTGCGCACCCAGGTCGACCTCGGCTGCAACTTCTTCGTCACGGCGGAAGT CCCGTCGCCCCAGCGAGTCTTCGTGGCCCTGGGCTACGGGTTCTTCGCCGGGCTGGCGCTGCCCGAGGCCCTGCGCCATCTTGACCGCCGCAGCCGCCTCCTCGACCG ggcctGCGGGAGCTCCAGGGGCTCCAGGACCCTGCGCCGACCCCTGACCCCTGACGGCCCCTGGCCCCGCCCACCCCGGACGCCCGGGGCACCTCCTCCGCCCGGAACAACCCGCAGTAAAGCGCGTGCGAACCCGGAGTAA
- the UXT gene encoding protein UXT isoform X3 translates to MAAAGKAQRYEAFVSDVLRRDLRRVQEQRDGVFEQQAQEAAAPLRTQVDLGCNFFVTAEVPSPQRVFVALGYGFFAGLALPEALRHLDRRSRLLDRACGSSRGSRTLRRPLTPDGPWPRPPRTPGAPPPPGTTRSKARANPE, encoded by the exons atggcggcggcggggaaggCGCAGCGCTACGAGGCCTTCGTCAGCGACGTGCTGCGCCGCGACCTCCG GCGGGTGCAGGAGCAGCGGGACGGCGTCTTCGAGCAGCAGGCCCAG GAGGCGGCCGCCCCCCTGCGCACCCAGGTCGACCTCGGCTGCAACTTCTTCGTCACGGCGGAAGT CCCGTCGCCCCAGCGAGTCTTCGTGGCCCTGGGCTACGGGTTCTTCGCCGGGCTGGCGCTGCCCGAGGCCCTGCGCCATCTTGACCGCCGCAGCCGCCTCCTCGACCG ggcctGCGGGAGCTCCAGGGGCTCCAGGACCCTGCGCCGACCCCTGACCCCTGACGGCCCCTGGCCCCGCCCACCCCGGACGCCCGGGGCACCTCCTCCGCCCGGAACAACCCGCAGTAAAGCGCGTGCGAACCCGGAGTAA
- the UXT gene encoding protein UXT isoform X2 gives MAAAGKAQRYEAFVSDVLRRDLRRVQEQRDGVFEQQAQVLQLRTALTRLQEAAAPLRTQVDLGCNFFVTAEVPSPQRVFVALGYGFFAGLALPEALRHLDRRSRLLDRLSESLTRDGAKIRAHIRLVLEGLRELQGLQDPAPTPDP, from the exons atggcggcggcggggaaggCGCAGCGCTACGAGGCCTTCGTCAGCGACGTGCTGCGCCGCGACCTCCG GCGGGTGCAGGAGCAGCGGGACGGCGTCTTCGAGCAGCAGGCCCAGGTGCTGCAGCTCCGCACCGCCCTCACCCGCCTCCAG GAGGCGGCCGCCCCCCTGCGCACCCAGGTCGACCTCGGCTGCAACTTCTTCGTCACGGCGGAAGT CCCGTCGCCCCAGCGAGTCTTCGTGGCCCTGGGCTACGGGTTCTTCGCCGGGCTGGCGCTGCCCGAGGCCCTGCGCCATCTTGACCGCCGCAGCCGCCTCCTCGACCG GCTCAGCGAATCGCTGACGCGGGACGGGGCCAAGATCCGGGCGCACATCCGGCTGGTGCTGGAG ggcctGCGGGAGCTCCAGGGGCTCCAGGACCCTGCGCCGACCCCTGACCCCTGA
- the SYN1 gene encoding synapsin-1, producing the protein MQYLRRRLSDGKLPGGGWGVGGEGAPSPRAPPPPRCCSSSPPAPTGSSSSAANPCTATWSCGWSRRVRPDFVLVRERPGGGAEGAPRRLLVALHLGGVPSSDPLPALYGFAHPPCLFAQLARLQRELGPEAFPLLPQRFCNRPRGLLTAPTFPMTVTLSPAPDGVGTVRVGSPEALGAVAGPWAGPGRGPWCGGAWGCQRLRVQRIGEEYRALRWPLVAGDSPGEGAPLEPVALSPRHRGWVDACARLFGGVDICGVEALRGPDGREHIVQVLGSWMPLVGPGAAEDRGRIVELVLARMRAELPRPRSPSPARPRPQMPATSGSPGRGPPQQRPPPQAPPPSRGGPRASAPCGRASPASSPTEGGPQVWGGPPSVGRTPKRAWDPQAPAPPA; encoded by the exons ATGCAGTACCTGCGGCGCCGGCTCTCGGACGGGAAACTTCctggcggggggtggggggtgggtggggagggagccccgagcccccgcgcccctcccccgccccgctgctgcTCGTCATCGCCCCCGGCACCGACTG GGTCAAGCTCTTCCGCGGCAAATCCGTGCACGGCGACGTGGAGCTGCGGGTGGAGCAG GCGGGTGCGCCCCGACTTCGTGCTGGTGCGGGagcggcccggggggggggcggagggcGCCCCCCGGCGGCTGCTGGTGGCGCTGCacctggggggggtccccagcagcGACCCCCTGCCCGCCCTGTACGGGTTCGCCCATCCCCCCTGCCTG tttGCCCAGTTGGCGCGGCTGCAGCGGGAACTGGGCCCCGAGGcctttcccctgctcccccagcgCTTCTGCAACCGCCCCCGCGGACTG CTGACGGCCCCCACCTTCCCCATGACGGTGACGCTCAGCCCCGCCCCCGACGGGGTGGGCACG GTGCGGGTGGGGTCGCCGGAGGCGCtgggggcggtggcggggccatgggcggggcccgggcgggggcCCTGGTGcgggggtgcctggggctgccagcgCCTGCGGGTGCAGAGGATCGGGGAGGAGTACAGGGCCCTGCG gtggCCGCTGGTGGCCGGGGACTCGCCAGGGGAGGGGGCCCCGCTGGAGCCGGTGGCCCTCAGCCCGCG GCACCGTGGGTGGGTGGACGCCTGCGCCCGCCTCTTCGGGGGCGTCGACATCTGCGGGGTGGAGGCCCTGCGGGGGCCCGACGGGCGGGAGCACATCGTCCAG gTGCTGGGCTCCTGGATGCCGCTggtggggccgggggcggccgaGGATCGGGGCCGGATCGTGGAGCTGGTGTTGGCCCGGATGAGGGCGGAGCTGCCCCGCCCACGCAGCCCCTCCCCTGCACGGCCACGCCCACAG ATGCCGGCGACATCGGGGTCCCCCGGCCGGGGACCCCCGCAGCAGcgacccccaccccagg CCCCGCCCCCGAGCAGGGGGGGGCCGAGAGCATCCGCTCCCTGCGGCAGAGCTTCGCCAGCCTCTTCGCCGACTGAGGGGGGACCCCAGGTGTGGGGCGGACCCCCAAGTGTGGGGCGGACCCCCAAGCGTGCGTGGGACCCCCAAGC ccccgcccctcccgctTAG